The genomic window ACTCCTGTAATTAGGAACATACTTAATTCCCCTGCTCCACTATTTAAATACATACCAAATAAAGTGATTAATATAATTCCAATAATACCTATTGTAACTTGTTTCTTATTAAAACTTTTTTGCTGATTACTAATATTTATATTCTTTTCTTTCTTTATAGAATTTGTTTCACTCATGATTTTTCCCCCTTAAATTTTGTTTTATTTTTAACATTTATGGGTGCGCTCCCTTTATTTATTTATTATTATATAATAGAATTCTAAGTTTCCATCATAATAGTTAGTTATATAACATTTGTGTTTGTTATATAACTAACTATTATGATGACCAATTTTTTATTAAAAACTTATAAATTTTCATTGTTATTGCTTTATATTAATAGAGTTTTATATAATAGAAATAATATTATATAATTATGTTATAATAGTTATACAATATTATTAAAGGAGATTTGCGATGAAGAAAATTGATTGTATGGGGGATATTTGTCCAATTCCAATTGTAAAAACAAAAAAAGGTCTTCAAAATTTACAAACTGGTGAATCTATTATGATTGTAACAGACCACAGTTGTAGTTTTGAAAACCTTATGGAATTACTTAAAGATCGTAATGTTAAAATTGAATCGGAAGAAGTGATTAATGGAGTTTGGGAAATTACAGTAACTAAACTTTAACATAAACTTTTTCTTCCTATTTTCTTAAAATACTCTATAAATTCTTTTACAGACTCACTAACTTGTGAGTTCTTTTCATTTATTAAATACATTTTATATTGTATAGAAAAATCTCGTATTTTTATTAATTTTAATTGCTTTTCATATAGTTCTTTTTTTATTGATACATATGGTAAAAATGCTATACCATAACCTTTAAATAAAGATGATTTAACTGCCTCAGTTGAATCACTTTTATATAATATATTAAGTTTTTTATTTTTCTCTCCTGTTTTTTTCATTTTACCCATTATATTTCCTTCAATATTTAATTTATCTTGTAATAAAACCAAAGGATGGTCTAAAAGCTCTTCTAAATTAATTTCTTCATCTATATAATAATCTTTAGATGCAACTAGTACTAAATTATCATTACCTATTTCATAAAAATCTAAGGATTTATTATTTGGTTTGCCATATATAACACCTAAACTTGCAATATTATTTCTAATATTTTCTTCAATAGTTTCTGTAGCATTAGAGTTTAATTCATAGTTATGATGAGGAAACTTTTTCTTTATCTTATATAATACACAAGGTAATGCATAAGTTGCTATTGGCCAGGACGCTTCTATTTTAATAATTTCATTTTTCATAGAATCTTCCTTAAGATTTTCCATCATAGCTTCATAGGTTCTAACAATATTATCAGAATATTTTGCTACTATTTTTCCCTTACTAGTTAATTCAACACCTTTATTACTCCTTATTAATAAATCATATCCTAAATTTTCTTCTAGTCTTTGAAGCTGTTGACTAAGAGCAGGTTGAGAAATATGACTACTATTTGCTACTCTTGAAATGCTTTTTGATATTGCAACCTTATTAAAATAATCAAAGGACTCTATATGCAAAATAGACACCTCTTTCTATTACTTAAATATCATAAAAATTGTTCATTATCTTATTATAACATATAAATATAATTGATTCCTTATATTTATAGTATATTAATTATTATGTTTCCAAATATTGTTTTTATGATATAATTTTAAATATGCGAACTTATTAAGGGGGGAATTTACATAATGAATAAACCTAAATATAAAGATCAATTTCCTTATGGTATTCTACTTTTAATCTTTATAATAATTATTGGATTTTTGCTGTCTAGTAAATCTATAACATTAAGCTTATATTGGATTACTGGTATTTTATTTGGAGTAGTACTTCAAAAATCTAGATTTTGTTTTACTGCTGCAGTTAGAGACCCTTATCTTACAGGAGGAACTTCTTTAACAAAGGCAGCCTTATTAGCTTTTGCAATTACTACAATAGGTTTTACTTCAATAAAGTTTGGAGGATATTTAAATAATTTTCCTATATTAGGGCAAGAAGCTATTGCTCCTACTAGTTGGGCTACACCTATTGGAGCTTTTATGTTTGGTATTGGTATGGTTATATCTGGTGGATGTGGTTCTGGTACAAT from Senegalia massiliensis includes these protein-coding regions:
- a CDS encoding LysR family transcriptional regulator, whose translation is MHIESFDYFNKVAISKSISRVANSSHISQPALSQQLQRLEENLGYDLLIRSNKGVELTSKGKIVAKYSDNIVRTYEAMMENLKEDSMKNEIIKIEASWPIATYALPCVLYKIKKKFPHHNYELNSNATETIEENIRNNIASLGVIYGKPNNKSLDFYEIGNDNLVLVASKDYYIDEEINLEELLDHPLVLLQDKLNIEGNIMGKMKKTGEKNKKLNILYKSDSTEAVKSSLFKGYGIAFLPYVSIKKELYEKQLKLIKIRDFSIQYKMYLINEKNSQVSESVKEFIEYFKKIGRKSLC
- a CDS encoding YeeE/YedE thiosulfate transporter family protein, translated to MNKPKYKDQFPYGILLLIFIIIIGFLLSSKSITLSLYWITGILFGVVLQKSRFCFTAAVRDPYLTGGTSLTKAALLAFAITTIGFTSIKFGGYLNNFPILGQEAIAPTSWATPIGAFMFGIGMVISGGCGSGTIMRVGEGFLLQILTLVFFIIGSIWGAHDFGWWHKHLISKGKIIFLPDIFGWLGSIVLQLLLIAFLYILADKWQKIKQDF
- a CDS encoding sulfurtransferase TusA family protein, producing MKKIDCMGDICPIPIVKTKKGLQNLQTGESIMIVTDHSCSFENLMELLKDRNVKIESEEVINGVWEITVTKL